In a single window of the Streptomyces sp. NBC_00285 genome:
- the ygfZ gene encoding CAF17-like 4Fe-4S cluster assembly/insertion protein YgfZ gives MKSPLLSLPGAVPAEGVDEGVAAHYGDLFREQRAFAGGTGFVDLSHRGVVSVSGDDRLSWLHLLLTQHVSDLPTGQATEALVLSAHGHIEHALYLVDDGTTVWAHVEPGTQGALIAYLESMKFFYRVEVADRTDEFAVVHLPAGSIAEVPEGAVVRETPYGRDLFLPRADLESYAEKSGPVAGLLAYEALRVEQHRPRFGFETDHRTIPHELGWIGTAVHLQKGCYRGQETVARVQNLGKPPRRLVFLHLDGSEVHLPPAGADIRLADDGPDGRKIGFVTTSARHHELGPVALALVKRNVPLDARLVVDTTAAAQEVIVEP, from the coding sequence ATGAAAAGCCCCTTGCTGTCCCTGCCCGGCGCCGTCCCCGCCGAGGGCGTGGACGAAGGCGTGGCCGCGCACTACGGCGACCTGTTCCGAGAACAGCGCGCCTTCGCCGGCGGCACCGGTTTCGTCGACCTCTCGCACCGCGGGGTCGTGTCCGTCAGCGGAGACGACCGTCTCAGCTGGCTGCACCTGCTGCTCACCCAGCACGTCAGCGACCTCCCCACGGGCCAGGCCACCGAGGCACTGGTCCTCTCCGCACACGGCCACATCGAGCACGCCCTGTACCTGGTCGACGACGGCACCACGGTCTGGGCACACGTCGAACCCGGCACCCAGGGCGCGCTGATCGCCTACCTGGAGTCGATGAAGTTCTTCTACCGGGTCGAAGTCGCCGACCGCACGGACGAGTTCGCGGTCGTCCACCTCCCCGCCGGCTCCATCGCGGAGGTTCCCGAGGGGGCCGTCGTACGCGAGACGCCGTACGGCCGTGACCTCTTCCTGCCGCGTGCGGACCTGGAGTCGTACGCCGAGAAGTCCGGTCCCGTGGCCGGTCTGCTCGCCTACGAGGCGCTGCGCGTCGAGCAGCATCGCCCGCGCTTCGGCTTCGAGACCGACCACCGCACCATCCCGCACGAACTGGGCTGGATCGGCACGGCAGTTCACCTGCAGAAGGGGTGCTACCGGGGGCAGGAGACGGTGGCCCGCGTCCAGAACCTGGGCAAGCCGCCGCGGCGCCTGGTCTTCCTCCACCTGGACGGCAGCGAGGTGCACCTGCCGCCCGCCGGGGCGGACATCCGCCTCGCGGACGACGGGCCGGACGGCCGCAAGATCGGTTTCGTGACGACGTCCGCACGGCACCACGAACTCGGCCCGGTGGCGCTCGCCCTGGTCAAGCGGAACGTACCGCTGGACGCGCGGCTCGTCGTCGACACGACGGCCGCGGCCCAGGAAGTCATCGTGGAGCCGTAG